The DNA region ctattgtaaaatttaattatttttaattaataatttcaataattgtcTATCATACATATCACATAAAAgatactaatatatttaagattcattgtttcattattatattatctcttatatatattatacaacataataattaaaaaaattaattgaacactgtaattaattatatagttaACGCCGCGTAAAtcgttaaaattattgtatgaacaatacaataaaaattaattgtcttaaataatatagtcaatattttttatagtatttaatatttattaattttaataattattaaatattaaatacctacttaaaaatcttaataatttaaataaaataaagcaaaaataaatattaatatattaattattacgtaTTATCTACAGAAAGCCAATTTATTAAGGAAAACATATGAAAATAAAGGGTCATAAAATGGGAAAACCAGTCGTTTGGGAACCGCTGAATTCCGTGACGTCACAGCCAACGTTGATTGTCAAACGGCAACTGTACTATTCGGATTTAATAATCCAGGACAGTATtcctaattttattagaacgAATCGAAATGGGAATCACAACCGAACAACCTACTGTCTAAATTTTACCTTGGTGATGGCCAAGTTATCCGCCTTTCGGGTCTCGATCAGCGTATTGTCTAGATCGAAAAATATCGCACGGAGCTGATTGTCTCCACTTTCATTGTCCATTTTCCACAACGTGAAATCTCAGCATGTTACGTTCAGATATACGATGCGGCCAGACGCGAGCACGTCAACGCCAATGAACCACTGGATGCGAGCAAATGTGCGGGCCCGCCGTGATCTCAGTGAATACTGGCCACTCATTCACTCCATACGGTCGGACGTATTCGTAATAATCAGCTGTAACCTCATCAATAAATTTCCCACCAAAATTGCGCCAGTCGGTTACGCCCACCCAGTCTTCCGAACGGACACAAATTCGTACTTAAATGGGGGCAATTTCGAACAGGTACGCCAATTCGGGGTGAACAATCCGTTTTTTCGTCGTCCTCGCACCGGTGGGGGGTCGGTTTTCGAATTCGGTGGCGAGTTTCGGGGTCGGCCGCGGTcggtgtttaaatttttaaattgtacgcATCGTAGCTGGCGCTGGCCCGCCGAATGTAAACAACAGGCAAAGATGCAAGTGTCCGggtcgtttttatttattcaaaccgGCAGACAGACGGACGGGTATCGATTACGGGAACGGGGTGCGTGATTTGTTACTGTAATCGCGTAAAGATTTATAGTCCTGCGTAGTATAAATTCCCTTTTATCCTGCTGGCACACATTTCGACCGGATTCGGTGCCGGAGTCGCGGCCAGTTCGTTCACGCTGTCAGGTTCCGGGTCCGGTGTCGGGCACACGCATACCCTCGCGGACGTGGTGTGACGAAAATGCTGGACGACGGTGACATTGTACGGGTCGTACGATTGGAAATACCAGCGACATAACCTAAACGTGATTAACTGTTTTCGAATCGTTTTACGTGCACCTCGTATCGATCGGGCAAACATTGGATCCGCGCCAGTTTCAAAAGCCAGCGACCGTAGGTAAATAATGAACCAGAAATGCCTATGAACAGTGTGCACCATGGTCCTGAGCACGGAATGGTCTCAAGTTGAAGTCATAGATCTGATTAACGATGGCTCCGGCCTGGGTTTCGGCATCGTGGGCGGCAGGAGTACCGGCGTGGTGATCAAGTCCATCCTGCCTGGTGGTATTGCAGACAAAGACAGCCGGCTGCAGAGTGGTGACCACATACTGCAGATTGGTGAGGTGAATCTGCGAGGCTTGGCTGCTGACCAAGTTGCCACTGTACTGCGACAGGCTGGGCCTCAGGtggttaaacatttttaatatctacacCGATATGTAAGACATCACTTACAATACATGCACTGTGTTGTCCGATAGAATAGatgtgttatattattattttctgtttgACTCTTTTACTGTTTGTCTTTGATTGTAATTGTTTCATTTACTGGATGGGGGTGTGTGTTTAGGGAAATGAACGTGTTTGATATGTAGATTGCTACAAGTCCTTTTATTTCTATCAGTTTGTCTTGCTGTCcttttaacatatatattaattgtaagtgtgcattttacaatattatttgtcaTTTATAAACAGTCATAGTATAGAGAACTTAATTCAATtccatcatattttttatacataaaaattctactttatattatattgtattttaaaatattcttcttaCCTAACTTGTTGTTAGTTTACAAAGGTTTTCACTTGTGAAATCTTTAGTTCTTATGTTTTAGCAAGTTTTTGTCTTATTAATTGagaaaatgtacaaataaatattgttacaaattagtttttatttaacaagtcgcatgtaatattaaaaacgttcaaaatttatagctcaatgtgtttgtttaaacaaaaattaaatgtctaCCACACACATACAATAAACGTTAGACTAATTGATTTAGAACATTGTAAAgaccttattaaaaattgtattaagaaataaaaacatgCAAAGTTCATATTAATTCTGACCCGGTTGAAATGGGGTGAGCGTCGAGTGAAATTTAGTCCCTGgagtttaaaatgtcaaaccgagccttttttaatttttttatgactttttgtcatgaaactaaattaagatttttagaattcaaaGCCTCTCGTCGGAGAAGATGAagaattcaattaaaagttattttataagttttaattgaaggttgaaaatacaaaatgttattaaaacaaagttgGAATGCTGTACAGAAAACTTTGTAAGAATTTGATTATCTCTCGGGGTAACGcaacaaaatgattaataaaaaataatttggacgtggttttagattaaatataatatgttatgTATCAGTTGTTTTGTACGTGATATTACCaggaataataaaagtttaattcatgttgttatataattatactgCTTAACTTATTAGTTATCTgtaatatctttaatttcaatattatttcatcacataatcaattaaataaatgtggatatgtacaaattatagtcgtttttaatattccaaattaaaattagttacccaggcaaagaatattaaatttgtaccacaatatttgagaaaatattaaaaattttatggtgaattaaaaaataaattaattaattctgacCTGGTTAAAATGGTTCTAGAATTGAGTGAAATTTAGTCTTTGAAGTTTAGAATGTCaaaccattaatttttttaacaactttCTATCaggctattaaaatttttagaattcaataaaatgttattccaTAAGGTTTTGCTAAACGAAATTCGAAagctttatgaaaaaaatcttATCAGTAACGAgacgattaattaaaataatttgaccacgttttaagattaattacaATGTTATACGTATCAGTTGGTGTGTACGTGAATTAAGTGAATCCTTAATTGATGATATAATAAAACGTACACGCGATTTGCATGTTTAAATTCACCAATTCCAATTAAGACATGACACATACGTGAACTCTGGACTGTCAGGCGACAGCATTAAAAAACCACAACTTATCGATGTTGGTAGGGAATATCATTAATAACCAGTAATAAGAGATGTAAAAATAACTGTTCTATTACAGCAAGTATCTATTACTGAAgtaatctttataaaatatgcaatGCGAAAATGTAAACCCacttattaacatatattttatgtcatCACGATTATCTGTAAATCGAATTGATTAAACTCATATATTGCAATGTTGCAAGTAAAATGTATAGGTTGATTTGGAAACAGTTTGCCCGTTTTATCGATCTGCTACAATATCTGTAAAATAAATGACCGttcataaatagaaataacaattaagcGGTTCGATTCCAGGTTAGAATGGTGGTTGCCCGTCCGGTAGAGCCGTCCTCGGCTGAGTTTCAATCAGTCGGCTCGAACGCGCCCATCGTGCCCACCAAAATCCTAACCGATCCGGAAGAACTCGACCGTCAGCTGTCCCAAAACGGCTACACCACCTTTTTCACCTACACGCAGGAGGAGGACATTTGTCTGGACAGCGAGAACACCGAAGAGAACGATTTAAATCCTTGCGAGCCGGAACAGGACGAGAACGAGAACGAGAAGACGAACTGCGTGGAGAACGAGGTGAATTCGCCCATCAGCGAGGGCAGATTGATTGTCACACCGGTGGATGTGGAGTTCACGTTGCCGGAGACGGAGAGGGTGTCGGTTACGTTGCACAGGAACGAGTTTGGTTTGGGCATTACGGTTGCGGGGTACGTGTGCGAGAGGGAGGACCTCTGCGGAATATTCGTCAAGGGGCTCAATGAAGGTTTGAGTGTTGTAGGACGTTCACGGGACGATTTGTTCATGCGTGGTTTGTTTTTAGGTAGCGACGCGTACAAGTCTGGCAAAATCAATTTGAACGACCGCATAGTGGAAGTGGACGGGCAGCCTTTGCAGGAGTTCACAAACCACGAGGCAGTTGAAAAGTTGAAGCAAACCGGAGACGAGGTTGTGTTAACGTTAGAACGATACCTACGTGGACCTAAGTACGAGCATTTACAAGAAGCTTTAGCCAGTCAAGAACACAAGGACACCAGCCCCGCTTCACCGTCGGCCACAACCTTAAGTTGGATACCGATCGAAAACACAGAAGTATAAAAGTcgcatgtttaaattaaatttgaccgTTTTGTTTTGTAGCAAATACAAATCGAGCCCGAGGGTGAGTCTGTGATCAGCATCAACAGCGAAATCTACGATCAGAATCCGGAAACCCGGGAAATATTCATCGAAGAAAACTTCGAAGCTAATCCAGCGGATGATTTGGAGACGGCCATCAAAAACAAATGGGAGGGCCTGATCGGCAGTGAAGCCGACATAGTGGTTGCAAACCTAACGAAACTAAAAGGCTTGGGCATCAGTCTAGAAGGAACAGTAGACGTGGAAGGAGGAATCGAATTAAGACCCCACCACTACATCAGATCGATACTACCGGAAGGACCTGTGGGACAAAACGGTAAGTTGAGTCCCGGGGACGAGCTGCTGGAAGTCAACGGACAGAAACTGTTGGGCATCAAGCACGTGGAAGTGGTGAAAATCCTCCGGGAGTTGCCGAGCACCGTGCGACTGGTGTGCGCACGAAAGAACGAAAGCAACCGAGTGATAAACACGTCGCAGGACCACGAAGCGTTCGAGACACGCAACATATTGGGGGGCAGCCTCAAGAACCTCCTGCCGCAACCGGAGCAGAGGTTGCTGAAAGCCCTGAGTGACACGAGCCTCAACACCTCCAGCACCGTGACGGTCACGGACGAGCCCAGCTTGCAGAAGGCTAAGTCGCGATCGCTGGAGGTCACCAACCTCGCAATGTGGAGTGAGGACGTCGAGTACGTCGAGCTGGTGAAGACCGACAGAGGCTTGGGCTTCTCGATACTCGACTACCAGGATCCGCTAGATCCGAAGAGCACGGTGATCGTGGTGCGGAGTCTGGTACCGAACGGGGCTGCTGAACACGACGGCGGCATTACGCCCGGGGACCGTTTGATCAGCGTCAAcgataaagttattaaaaacgcCACTCTGGACCAGGCGGTGCAAGCTTTGAAGAGCACGCTGCCTGGTGTTGTGAAATTGGGCATTTCCAAGCCGCTGCCGAGCTCCAGAGCCAGCGCCACCTCGAATAACCTCAACGCTAAATCTTAATTTCTTCCCGTTgtttgtgattttattttaatacatatagaTCTGGTAAAAAACATACATATGTAGGGATTTTATTTTGCTCAAACTTGCACAAAGTGGATCAACATTCTTTTCAACTGGAAATTATCGGGTTTTGAAATAGTTTGTATACATTTATCACTAATTGTGACACTGTAATTTGATCCACCTCatgcaaaaattgtaaaacatggCAGTACAAATAAGCAGTTTctgttaaattgttgtttatcaattttgttaatatttagagTCCGTGATTCGATAATTactttaacatattaattggAAGTGAATGTAAAGCACAATCACGGCTGCCTTCGATAATGAGAAATGTATAGATAGTCAATAATGTGGATCTAAATAACGTAGCATGTAAGTATTAGTTATACGAATTTACAAGCTTCATGGGCACAACATTTTGTGGTATTTTTACCggtatacatatttaatcgtATAGAATTAAGCATATCAAAGCGTTAAACCGTTAGGGGTAGGTgcgtatttataaatattttcgagCACAGTTCTCTAACATTCTCGAATGAATGAGCATAAGCTGCGTTGTGATATTGGGAAATCAACAGAGACACGAGGACGATGatcatttgaaattatttaaatgcttcGATATCGTCGAATTTGTGAGAATCACCTCGATATTTATCAACTTTCAATTTTCTCAGCTTCGTATTTTTTCACAACTTATTAAtagtaaagaaatttaatataacgtTGGTTGTGTATTTGAAAACTTCAACTCTATGTACTTGTGAATTGGAATGTGTTTGATAAAagggttatttaaattattatgatacgTGTtgatgttgaaaaatttataacttgaataacaataattaatgtaagt from Aethina tumida isolate Nest 87 chromosome 1, icAetTumi1.1, whole genome shotgun sequence includes:
- the LOC109609651 gene encoding patj homolog isoform X1, with amino-acid sequence MVLSTEWSQVEVIDLINDGSGLGFGIVGGRSTGVVIKSILPGGIADKDSRLQSGDHILQIGEVNLRGLAADQVATVLRQAGPQVRMVVARPVEPSSAEFQSVGSNAPIVPTKILTDPEELDRQLSQNGYTTFFTYTQEEDICLDSENTEENDLNPCEPEQDENENEKTNCVENEVNSPISEGRLIVTPVDVEFTLPETERVSVTLHRNEFGLGITVAGYVCEREDLCGIFVKGLNEGSDAYKSGKINLNDRIVEVDGQPLQEFTNHEAVEKLKQTGDEVVLTLERYLRGPKYEHLQEALASQEHKDTSPASPSATTLSWIPIENTEQIQIEPEGESVISINSEIYDQNPETREIFIEENFEANPADDLETAIKNKWEGLIGSEADIVVANLTKLKGLGISLEGTVDVEGGIELRPHHYIRSILPEGPVGQNGKLSPGDELLEVNGQKLLGIKHVEVVKILRELPSTVRLVCARKNESNRVINTSQDHEAFETRNILGGSLKNLLPQPEQRLLKALSDTSLNTSSTVTVTDEPSLQKAKSRSLEVTNLAMWSEDVEYVELVKTDRGLGFSILDYQDPLDPKSTVIVVRSLVPNGAAEHDGGITPGDRLISVNDKVIKNATLDQAVQALKSTLPGVVKLGISKPLPSSRASATSNNLNAKS
- the LOC109609651 gene encoding patj homolog isoform X2, with the translated sequence MVVARPVEPSSAEFQSVGSNAPIVPTKILTDPEELDRQLSQNGYTTFFTYTQEEDICLDSENTEENDLNPCEPEQDENENEKTNCVENEVNSPISEGRLIVTPVDVEFTLPETERVSVTLHRNEFGLGITVAGYVCEREDLCGIFVKGLNEGSDAYKSGKINLNDRIVEVDGQPLQEFTNHEAVEKLKQTGDEVVLTLERYLRGPKYEHLQEALASQEHKDTSPASPSATTLSWIPIENTEQIQIEPEGESVISINSEIYDQNPETREIFIEENFEANPADDLETAIKNKWEGLIGSEADIVVANLTKLKGLGISLEGTVDVEGGIELRPHHYIRSILPEGPVGQNGKLSPGDELLEVNGQKLLGIKHVEVVKILRELPSTVRLVCARKNESNRVINTSQDHEAFETRNILGGSLKNLLPQPEQRLLKALSDTSLNTSSTVTVTDEPSLQKAKSRSLEVTNLAMWSEDVEYVELVKTDRGLGFSILDYQDPLDPKSTVIVVRSLVPNGAAEHDGGITPGDRLISVNDKVIKNATLDQAVQALKSTLPGVVKLGISKPLPSSRASATSNNLNAKS